A segment of the Elaeis guineensis isolate ETL-2024a chromosome 6, EG11, whole genome shotgun sequence genome:
AGTCCCTCAGAAGTTTTAAAAAGGGTTTAAATTTAATCCCATAGGGTGGATGTAAGGGATTTATAAATGAAATAATACCTCTTATTTCTTGATTTTTATCCTGTAGATCTCCATGTAACCATAAAGAATGTGATATCATCATCACCTAAGCAAGTTGGATTGGAGTACTCCAGGTTAGGAGGCTTTAAATTTGTTTTGAATAAGGGGTCGGGGGTCCTAATTTAGTcaggattattttttcttttcttttttcttttttttcctgagAGCCTTATATCTTGGTGTAAGTAGATCAATGAATTACAGAACACATTTGATTTGGTAATGGAACTAATCTATTATTCCAACATCTACTTGCTGGACCTTGATATCATCTACTTTGTGAATCTGATGTTATCCCCCTTCATGTTTTACCCATCATCATTTTATAAGCTTGGGTTCTATCAAATAATGAATTGAGACTGGACTTTGTGGTCAGTTATTGGATATATATCCATAACTATATTTTCAATCTCACTCTCATTCTTTGTACTTTAAACCCTCAGAAACTGTACGAGTGATGGATATGCGGTAGACAAGCCTTTTATCTTCAAAAGTTGATTGTGCTGTTGGAAGTTGAAATTTACTCTAACTGGTACTCTTATATTCTTAAGTAGTCCTTTAGTGGTCTTATACACCTCTGACAATCCACTCCCCTTCTTTCAGTCCAGTGCATCCTCTGGGATGGGTGTTGCTGACCATTGCAAGGACACATTCTTAGAGCTTCAGAGGAAGAAGACACACCGATAcgtgattttcaaaatcgatgaaAAGCGAAAGGAGGTTGTTGTAGATAAGACTGGAGGTGCAGCTGAGAGCTATGATGATTTCATGGCTTCTCTACCGGAAAATGATTGCCGATATGCCATCTATGATTTTGACTTTGTTACTGATGAGAACTGTCAGAAAAGCAAGATTTTCTTTATTGCCTGGTAACACTCTTTGTGCTAGTTCTCCATTTAATTGTGCTGTTAATGGTTCTACTATTGTTAGCTGAGGCATAATGCATATAAAATTTCAATCCAGTAAAATAACACagaggtagaagttgttttattTATGTGATGTCTGCAGGTTGGGCAATCATCTGCCTTGTATTCATGATATGTGGATGGTTATTTGACTTGCGTCTGTCATTGTGTGGTTGCAATCTTTAAAGCAATGAAGTGGTTTTGGGGAGGTTCTGAAAGGAAGGTTGATGGGTTTGTGGGAGCACATATAATGATGGGCAGGCAGCAAGAGATCGCAACTGTTTCAGTATGAATTGGATTTTCATGTATAAATTGACTGAGTTGCTTCAACAAGATAATGTGTATTATGATTAGAGTAATGTTTGTTTGTGTTGGAAGCTTTGAATGACTGCACTTAGTTTGTGTTATTTGGATGCAACCTTAGAAGTTGATTGCGAGCACAAATGTACTACAAGCatagatacatgcatacataAACATTCATGACATTATCCATATATGCATATGTAAGCATGTATTTAATTCATGTACATAGACATACACATGTACACATGTATGCACGAATGTACATGTGCATGCACAAAATGACATGCATTGTTGGAATCATTACTGAGTTGTGGTAAAGCAGGATATCTTAGTGTTTTTAGTGAATGAGGAGAGGTATTTGAACATGCTGTTCTAAGTTTAGATTACTTACTTTCAAAGAATCAGTGTCAGAGCAGAATGCTATCTGACGCAGGTTGGATAAATCTGATGGGAAATCTATTGAACATGACAGCTCCAAATGTAAAGTTTTCATATCTTTCACTTATGATTCTTAGAAACTATATTACTACTGAAGATGTGCATTGAAAACAATGAAGACGATTGTATATGCAGAGGCCACTCATGTGAGCAGATTGTGAATTCAAATaactcagccctctgtcaccttctactgaaaatatct
Coding sequences within it:
- the LOC105046758 gene encoding actin-depolymerizing factor 11 isoform X1, with amino-acid sequence MALLRSSSSASSGMGVADHCKDTFLELQRKKTHRYVIFKIDEKRKEVVVDKTGGAAESYDDFMASLPENDCRYAIYDFDFVTDENCQKSKIFFIAWSPSVSRIRAKMLYATSKDRFRRELDGIHYEIQATDPTELDLEVLRDRAH
- the LOC105046758 gene encoding actin-depolymerizing factor isoform X2, with the protein product MGVADHCKDTFLELQRKKTHRYVIFKIDEKRKEVVVDKTGGAAESYDDFMASLPENDCRYAIYDFDFVTDENCQKSKIFFIAWSPSVSRIRAKMLYATSKDRFRRELDGIHYEIQATDPTELDLEVLRDRAH